A window of the Lactuca sativa cultivar Salinas chromosome 5, Lsat_Salinas_v11, whole genome shotgun sequence genome harbors these coding sequences:
- the LOC111890711 gene encoding uncharacterized protein LOC111890711 produces MVRNIGFSFFVLIQPFLLPSKSSRSPKTTPTPPIDFAPSTTPSMAAMDLVAQVCFPASILTSTASSHFSCGALEFQWVIKYTLLASSSTYHSPMAPATTHPFSIRCVKLWATR; encoded by the exons ATGGTAAGGAATATCGgtttcagtttctttgttcttaTCCAACCTTTTCTTCTCCCATCAAAATCGTCTAGAAGCCCTAAAACCACCCCCACCCCACCGATCGATTTTGCTCCTTCTACTACACCTTCAATGGCTGCCATGGATTTGGTGGCACAGGTGTGTTTTCCTGCTTCCATTCtgacctccaccgcctcctctcACTTCAGTTGTGGTGCTTTGGAGTTCCAGTGGGTGATTAAGTATACGCTTCTCGCTTCTTCTTCTACCTACCACTCCCCAATGGCTCCGGCGACGACACACCCTTTCTCCATCAG GTGTGTAAAGTTATGGGCAACACGATGA